The stretch of DNA ataataatgttagaAATTGTGCCCACATTAAAATTGAAactcgaatttttttttgttgttgttgttgttgttgttgttgtcaatTATTCTACATATAACACTAGTTAATACATTCAAAATTTTGGACAAACATAGTATGTGTCTACAATGTTAAATGTATCACTAACgattttttgaataattaaattGTTCTTTTTTGAAATACTTGATCTCTATAATgttctattttttataagatttcgTATCCGATCTAAAAACTGACTAATCTAGCAAACATTAATTCTACCGTCTATTAACATGTCGGGCATGCAGGGCAGAGGGTGGTGGCCTTTGCTACCCAttcttctataatttttttaatttttttttttatatataagttgATGTATTTTTACATTTAACTATTTTAATAATGTACTTTTAGCTACCTCAActaaaattatttgtaaaaagTTCTTAGAAatatgaaagataaaaaaatattacttcgTAGAAAAACTTATTTATCTTGTGATATATTTTTTCATCATCGGTATCTGGTCCATTGGATTATCTAATCCAGTTCGGGTTTCAGTTCTGCCATCAAGTGATTTTAAGcccctcccgatcacagttgtGAAAATCAAACTGTGGTTCTCCCTACTggatcaactaacgattgattgttttgatgtttttgGTCTTTATAgtaattacacataaaatttTGCCAACAAcgaaaattgtaaaaacaaaattattaaaaaaaaatttatattttctttatatttggCCCCTCATAATATTTTTGCTAGTTTTGCACTACTAACATGATACAATATAAAGCGAAAGGTTTACTCCGAATAGTGTAAGTAACCCAACTCAAAAAGTgacacaaaaattatttaaatttaagacTTTGAGATGAGCACAACCCTCTTCCCTACTCCAAAGTTTCATGTATAACATTATTTATTATACACGGCCGGCCTAATGCTACttcaaaaattttaaacatGTCAAACACATTTTACATACTTTTAGAAAATCATATTCTCAACatacataattttcattttaatcacCCTATTCTactaaaattacattaaaaaaattataaaacaagtactccatcccaaaatataagggaaattTGGttaaagaaagttgatgtatctgattaagaatttggactaaatacatcaactttgattgaccaattttttcttatattttaggacagaGGGAGTAAATATGTGTTACCTAAAGTCAGAACGGAAGCAATACATAAAATTGCAATGAAAAAATACACGTGATTGATGCCCGTAGCCATGTTGtcttaaaaatatgaacaaacaaGGCCAATAAGAAGCTATTTATTGTGATTACTATTTTCTAGGGAAATTTACTATTACTACTCTTGAAAAGAGGGGATAAGACGAAATCTCTTATGAagacttttttccttttttaaaaatgggtcttgttaacatgtgccctaagggcacatgttaagatatatcaaaatagaaattcaacatttaatgatacaagaaatttaatgcttcaaaagtcaaaatgcacaaattagcatttaataatttctatttttgcttccttaacatgtgccttaagggcacaagttaacattctcctttaaaaattaataataaatgcTTTTAGTTTGACCaaaatatttatacctataGTAGTTTAAAAAATTCTACATTAGTATtgatattaatttaataaataagaTGATAAAGTGATcctaattaaaatataaaaagagtatatattaaaaatgaaaagtattttttaaagaaacagAGCATGGTGATATGAaatgtgattttatttatttttaagctaaTAAAGAATATTTATTCAgtcaaaagacaaaaaatacttttataTTGCACACaataatgataaatattttattcttagAAGTTTCTACACCAATTAATTTAGAAAATGTGTGAAAGTGATAataaccaaaatatatatactgAATGGTGTCACCATACTGAATATGTTATAAaggaaaataaattatgaaaaaaaaggaaacaaaaatgcTACGATGAAACACacaatttacttatttttaaattattactcacaatttagtcaaaaaaaaaattattaacaaaaacacACACAATATTCATTTTATACTCCGTAATTAGAATTTCTAGCAATGTAGAAAAAAATACACACAATATTCATTTTATGAAATCATGATGCATAACTAAAATCAAATGGCCCTTTTggtaattattttgaaaaatgaaatattcATATCTCTTCTAGTTCTAGGTAAATATACTTACTATCTTTGATAGCCAACACAGCGGCCATGACATTGACCTCCTCATTCACATACATGCTGTATATGGTAAGTAAGATCGTAAGAGATGTCATGTGTGACTCATAAATCATAGTCTATTGTTGTTCGATCTTCTGCAACTGTGATTAGGAGAGGGCTAAAattacttgatgtcagaactgacccgtAAACCAGATTCAACTtatggtgaaagcaaaaaagaaaaaagaaatcatAGTCCATTAGTTTGTGAATCAGTTATGCCCTGGACTTTTTCAAATGCCATGAACGTCATAAATAATAGACAAATGCTTGTAAATTAGTTTAGTGATTATATTAGTTTTTAGGGTTCAAACTCTTAACTTACTTCTTAAAACATGGTACCAAATCAAGCTATATTTGAGACGAATTTATGttagtaatattttaatttacgTAGTACTTTAGAtctttaaatatgtttttcttaAGATTTGAGATTTAGATTATTTTAGTGTCGTTCTTTGTGTGAGTCAGtcaatacaaaataaaattctgaCTTTAAATGAAGTTTTGCTAGTAGTTAGTGGGATAAGTATCCTCGAATTAATCCGTGGTTAGATCGGATATcaaatcttaaaaaattatatattcacaactttgaaattaaaatatgatttctatttttactattttgacCGCCACTCATAATCATAGatagctttttcttttttgagaaTAATTCCTAGCTAGTGTGAAGTGTCAATGTGAAAcaatttactgattttttttaattgagaaACAACTTACTAATAGTAGTTGATTAGAaatattgaatataaaaaaaagttgcaaCTGTTTTGGAACATAATTTAGGAATGGACCTCCTCATACCAGCAAGTTGATTgattattgaaaatttaaaaagatcAATAGCCTCCATTCAATCAATGGTCAActctatataaatataattaaaatctaaatctGCATGTTTAGTTGAGTTAAGTCGTTCATCTGTTTGACTGAATCAACTACTAATTGGCCATAGTATAATAAGTTGGGTGGTCAAATAAATGGTTTAAGTTCACACTAGAACTAGTATTTTAGAATATGTGGTTTCGAAGTTTCTAAGACCCCATGGTGCACCTGGTTTCTGCTAAGTGTGtttaaattaagaaatgttAAACTTTTCAATATAGCAAAATTAATCTTTGGAAAAAATACATCTACAAATTTAAGGGACATAATATtattatgtataattttttgaatcttttttataagattcaCAATATCTGATGTTAGAAAGTTAAAAGTGTCaattaaaaatgatataaaaatatgTAGATTGTTATAGCGTGTTTTTTCATGTTTGATTATTTTGCTTGAAACAACTTTGAGGATTGTCCATTCGTAGTAAAATCTCTAACCACAAATCCCATAATCGGAGAAATTCCAATTAAATCTACACAAATATGTTTTACTCTTACTCATTTATACACCAAAATGTCCACCAAACGAAGTGTCAATCTCTGTTATTGAAAATTGTGTTGTTAAAtaatcaaaaatttaaaataatatttaaatataattaaatgactTAGGAGTTAGGTGATACTTACAAAGTAAGGAATGTTTatgtaaatataattttgacGGTAGAATGTTGCTCCCTCTAaatcttattataagaaacaaattaaattttaagtttattgaaaaattaatatatttggctAAACTATTTTGGATTTAGATCATAtatttattagatttttttttgtcaattaaaatattgtttttataaaaataggCTCGTAAATGTAGAGTTGAGATCTTctccatttcttatgttttccatttcttccattaccaaagtttttaaatattttggggtgtataaatgacatttggacccacttgatgtcacatttttgcatttatattcccaaaactatataataatggagaaaatggaaagaattggaaatggagaggGTCCTAACTCGTAAATGTAAACTCGTTTTGAACCGATTATAATCTGAattaaaactaatttttaaaaatggcTCTATTTAAAACTATTTGAATTTTTCGGTTCAAAATATGGTTCAATATAGTTTAGTTCACATTTTAGTCATGTATTTTAATCACCATTACCTTGAATTGGACAAAACGATGGTTAaaagacaaaacaaaaactaaatttttttatctctCATTAAATCATGAGATGATGAGACAACTTCTTATCCTCTatataatttgattaaaataccaaaataattttttatccgtCAAATATTATACAAAATAATATGTGTTCAATATCTTAAATATTATAGTATTCTATTATATACCGTATTATTCTAttctatatttttactttttacgaatcaaacgaaCTCTAAACATTAAGGGCCGtttaaattaacttatttttgagcttatgcaaataacttatgtaatttttatgtagtattataagtttgtcaatgtaatttatcataaaatagcttataaaaatacaaatttcaCTAGcgtaaacttataaaataacattaaacttaatttatattgcataaattatttggGTAAACTCAAAAATATGCTAATCCAAATTAGCCCTAATACATAAATGCGAGTCACCCATTTTAAAGCACAATCATGTTAGAAGATTATTCCCTTCAATCGCGTGATTAGTAAGTTagagttgagatcctctccatttcttatgttttccatttcttccattaccaaagtttttaaatattttggggtgtataaatgatatttggacccacttaatgtcacatttttgcatttatattcccaaaactatataataatggaggaaatggaaagaattggaaatggagaggatcttaACTCAGTAAGTTAAGTTGTTTTATaacccaaacaaaaaaaaaaaccaaaaaacaccCATCTTCTGTACTTTATCTAGCCGGCCAAACCAACACAACAGTACAACAGGAATTGGATTCAGTAAAGTCGAATTTACCATGCAGTCACTTTTTAGCCGTCAGATctaattgatatattttgatatattcaTCCAAGGGTAAATAGTTAACTGAATGCATGAATGCACCGATTTTTGACTTCACTCAATCCATATCCAGTACAACACCTTCTTTCTCTCCCTAAATTTTCGTTTCAATCATCCCATTCCCAAACAACACCTAACCCAATTAATTCCcttacaaaattaaattaaaaattaattataaaaataaaataatctgaCATATCCGAAGAATAATATTCACCAACATACTATCTTCCATTCTATTTCCGTtttccctttcttcttcttACACCTTCATCACTTCTTCCTATAActcaatttcattttcaataCCCAAAACAAAAACCCTTTtactccaaaaaaataaaaaataccaaattcatttcaaacaaaaattacaacACAAATCATTTCAAACAAAACCCTAATTCGATTCTTCCAATGGCCGCCACAACCACCACCAGCCTAGGCGGACCTACTGGCGGCGGAGACGATCGAGTTCTCGCAACAGCACAACAGATCTTAAAAAGCCTTAAAGCTCCAAAAGAAGATCGTGAAGACATGCTTTTAATCTTCTCCACCTTCGATAATCGTCTCTCCGGTATCACTGACCTAATCAACGGCGACGATTCAAAATCCTCCGATGATGCCGATGTTGATGACGAAGACCTTGACCGTTTCGACGCCGCTGAGAAAGTCATACTCGTTGACGCTTCAATCTACACCGAACCGTCGCGTCAATCGACTTCGCTTTTCGATCCTCCGAATGATCCGGTTGAGTATTTCACCGCTGTTGATGAGATTATTCAGTGGATGGAACACTTTACGATTGCGCCGCCGCATCAATCGGCGGGGAAAACCGGTCAGATCATTTTGGACCGTGCTGAGAACGCGATCCAGCTTGCTATGTCGAGACTTGAAGATGAGCTTCGTCATGTGTTGATTTGTAACACCGTTCCGCCGGATTCTGTTAGCCGGTGTAGTACTAATCGGAGGAATTCGTTATCTTTCAGTGTGCACGACGGTGTGATTGATGATAATTCTAGTAGCTTTGGTGATGTAAGTGATCCTGGTTCTCATCGGTTTCATGAACGTGGTGTTAGTCTTGGAGATGATTTGTTTGTTGATTTGGTTCGGCCGGAATCGATTATGAATCTGAAAGATATTATTGATCGTATGGTTAGGTCTGGTTATGAGAGGGAGTGTCTTCAGGTTTATAGTAGTGTTCGTCGTGACGCTTTGGTTGAGTGTTTGGCGATTCTTGGTGTTGAGAAAATGAGTATTGAAGAGGTTCAGAAGGTTGAGTGGAAGAGTTTGGATGAGAAAATGAAGAATTGGGTACAAGCTGTTAAGGCTGTTTTTGGGGTTTTGTTGAGTGGGGAAAAGAGGCTTTGTGATAGTCTTTTTGGTGATTTGGATGATTTGAAGGAGATTTGTTTCAATGAAACTGCTAAAGGATGTGTTATGATGTTGTTGAATTTTGGTGAAGCTGTTGCAATTTGTAAGCGGTCACCGGAGAAGTTGTTTAGGATATTGGATATGTATGAGGCTTTGAGAGATCGTTTGCCTGATTTGGAGGACATGGTTACGGATGAATTTGTGATCACAGAGGCAAAGGGTGTGCTTAGAGGGCTTGGTGAGGCTACAAAAGGGACATTTTCTGAATTTGAGAGTTGCATTCGGAATGAGACTTCCAGAAAACCGGTTCTAACAGGGGATGTTCATCCTTTGCTTAGGTATGTTATGAATTACCTGAAACTGCTTGTGGATTATGGCGATGCCATGGATTCGCTTTTGCAAATCAGTGAAGAGGCTCTTTACCGGTTTGAAAATGATTTGGGTGGTGATGGTTCCCAGTTAGAGGCCTTGTCCCCTTTAGGACGACAAATACTGCTGTTGATGTCTGAACTTGAATACAATCTTGacgaaaaatcaaaactttatgaAGACAGTGCATTGCAGCAGGTGTTTTTGATGAACAATCTTCATTATCTAGTGCGCAAAGTGAAGGACTCGGATCTTAGAGGTCTGTTGGGAGATGATTGGGTTCGTAAACGCCGTGGTCAAGTACGACAGTATGCTACGGCATACCTCAGAGCCTCTTGGAGCAAGGCCTTGTCTTGTTTGAAGGATGAAGGTATTGGAAGCAGCTCTAATAATGCATCAAGGGTGGCTTTGAAGGAGAGGTTCAAGAATTTCAATGCATGTTTTGAAGAAATATACAGGGCTCAGACAGCTTGGAAGGTACCTGATGATCAGCTTCGTGAAGAGATGCGGATAAATATATCAGAGAAGGTGATTCCTGCATACCGCTCATTTATGGGGAGATTTAGCGGGCAACTGGAGGGAAGACATGCAGGCAAATACATTAAGTATATACCAGAGGATCTAGAGACTTATTTATTAGATTTATTTGAAGGATCCCCTGCTGTATTGCATCACATAAAGAGAAAGAGTTAGAGTACATAGTATATTTATAAGATAAGATGCTCTTGACAGGTGAACTCATTTTATCAGGATTAGTTTAAAAAGTTTTCCCGTGTCATGCTTATCTTTTACCTGGATTAGCTGTTTATTTTACAGGTTTTAATGTTAGAATTGGATTTTTCTCCTGCGAATACTGTAATACCTTTTGTATATAGTCATAAGTCGTCTTGTACAACTTATATATGGTGTTATCGCTGAACTGTGATTTTCTTACCCGACAGATACCGTGTTATCTGTGCATAATGTTTAGCTGATAATAATTGAAGTGAGGAAATAAGACAGGTTTACTAGAAACTGGATCTACTCAACATTAAAATTAGTTCATGAAAAGGTTTAGATGATTGTTATAATGATGTTGATTATCCAAGAAGAATCGATGAAATAGATCAGTAGTTATTATGACATTGTTTGACACTATGCGATAACTGAGTTAGTCATATTGGTTGTTGGAACTTGGAAATATGAGCTACTGCAGAAAAGATGTTATCTGTTTATTATACATCTTTTGATCATGTGATCTTCTAGTATCTACTAGCAGCACAGTTAGATGCCACATTTGTGCACCTTTTTCTGCACAGTTAGTTTGCAGTGTATTTTGCAAATATGCAGTGGCTTACCATATAATAAACTTGCCAAGTGAAACAAACTGATGAGTATCTGAGTTTATTATTGGTCCCTCAAACTCAGCTCTCAAAAAAGCACACTCTATAGTCTTTATTCTGTCATATACCTGTTTTGATCAGACACCTTCTGAATCTGGTGTATTAGTTGTAAATTTTCTTTGTGATTGTTTATATGATTCTTGGGTATTGTTCATACATTAGCAGTGAATTGGAATGAAAGTCTTACTTTACTTCCAAGTCGATTTTACTCGTGTTTAGCGAGTTTGTCAATTTTTAATTGCTGAAATTCTTCTTGTCATGTTTGCTGGCAATTGAGTTTTTTGCATAACATATGATCATTGCCAAGTAACCAAGTTTGTATGATAATTTCCCTTTTTGGCTGAGCAAGTGGAAGTAACTGGTGGGTGTTCAAGGGAGAATGAGgaaaaaatagttttcaatGTAGTTTTCCTCgtttccttttgttttcataCCTCCAAACAACCTCTATTTTTTGTCTACTTTCTACGTCAAACTAACAGGTGCAAAACACAAGTACCAATTTCTTGAATTACCTGGTAGGAACACATCAGATACGTTTCAAACCGACCCTCCAGAATAATGGGTCTGTTTTGTCCTGTTAGGACATGTTTTGTCCGTTTCCATAGCCACCACCACCATCTACAAACTGCCATTCAACTTAAGACTAAAACCACTCATCTTGTTTACGTTTTCTAATAACCATTGTGCCACCTTATTGAGATGTGTGAAGATAACAGAAACAAACTCAAATTAACAGAACTTTTGGTTACACCAGAATTTACAATACATAAAGTCCCATTCTAACAATCAATAATTAAAACAGGTTAAGTAACTTGCAAACTGCCTAAATATTACAAAACGTCAAAACCTAGATACACATCTTCAACCTTGAAGATAAATACagatttcttacttttcctcttTACTTAAGaattattgaaaagaaaaaaaaaacaaaacaaaaagttgCTGCAAGAGCAAGTTATTCTTTCTTGATGCCTTGTTTGTTAAACCCTGCTGTTAGCAGGTAGAGGGAGAACACCGTCGAAGAAATCACCAAAGTAGCCGCGTGGTTCATGTACTAGCCTTGAGATGATATCTCTTAGTGTGATTAGTCCTTCAAGATTCCCTTCGTCGTCCACAACATACACCCTGTGAAGCTTCTCTTTGTCGAGCAATTGAATCAAGTCTTTGACTGTACAGTCTTTTTTGCATGTAACAAATTCACCTGACATTGTGAATATGTTTTTATTCTTCTCTAAGTAGCTTCTAACTGCACTCAGGAAATCCTTCACTGTAACAGCTCTGTCGAAGTATGAACATCCAATGAGtatgaagaaatgaaaaaacagaTAGAGCAACTAAAGATAGAAAATATCGGCGATGCATGGAGTCTAAATGAGCCTATTTTATCGTATTAAATGAGGTGATCATAGTTGCGATTGAGGCCGCATCAGCCGCATTTGATTGCATTTCCCAATAATATCAAGGATTGTTATGttcacaatttaaaaccttggtggTGACATACCTATAATCATGATAGATTTCTGGGGCAGTTAGCAAGAATTGAACATCTCGCAAGCTTATATTACCAACTGGTTTGGTGCCACCTCTTTCGATTACAGGCAACGCTCCAACCCTCTTTTTCCTCATTTCTTTAAATGCTTGAAGGACAGGTTCATCCTCATAAACCTGAAAAGAAGGAAATCATCCATTGTGAAGTTCATCATGATCAACAAGCTTACTTGAAGggggaaaataaaataacttgtCCTAGTTCAGAGCATTTGCCATATATGCACACAAATTTAAGGAATGCAGGATACTAAGATAGCATTTTTCTCTATATGCACTAGAATTATGGAGAATTCATATTTGAAATGGTTCAATGAAAAGAGAGCTTATAACTATAAGATACACACCTTGACGATCTGTTGTGGTGTCACAAGGGGAAGACCAACATGAGACAGTTCCTTGGTTCCCCAACTTTCAAACCACTGAAGTCCGACGCATTCTGCCAACATATGAATCACGGCAGGTTGTGTGATGATGTTATCAATTCTACCAGCACCCAAATCTACCACAGGAACACTCTTCATCTTGTACTTAGAAAGCAACAAGAGCATGGTTAGAAATGAGTTCGATCTCTCCAAAGCAAGAAACGGAGCCCATCGGAATGTCCCTGAAATATCTCCAACCTGTTTGCGAAAAAATTAGCAGGTGAAAAAACTTAATACAAACTAATTAATAGCTTTAGGTAGAGTCACTTGAAAGAAAGTTTGGAATTGCAAAACAACCTTGGTGTTCTTATAAAGTTCAGAAGAAGTGAGATCCTCAAAAAAGTCTCCTGAAGTTGTTGCGGCAGATCCGAGGCCTAAGGCTTCGAGTTCAAGAGCGAAAGTATTTCCGTTTGCCGCGGCTGCAATAGCACTTGCACTGGATGGACTCCTAGGAGTGGATGGAGTCCTAGGAGATGGAGGTTCAGACTGTGTAAAACATTATCACATTAGCTTAGTTTGAAAATGAAACATCTAAGAAAATCGCTTCAATATAACAGTTAtgatgtcattttttttttaatacttccCCTTTCAAATATTCCATGATTGAATTGAAAAACTATCATGTATATTATTAGCAAGTGCAACAATCAAATGATCCTTTTACAACAAAAAGTACATCACAATATTAAATTCATATAAGACATAAAAATTAAACCAGACAGGTTTAGAATTAAAACCAGACAAATtcagaattaaaataaatatataaagtaCAAAAACTAATTGTAAATTTTAGATTCAtgtctttttctcatttttgtTCTGAAAGTTAAGCAATTAAATTGACATGTGACATATGTAACTAACCTGATGCAAAATCCATACAACAATTCCAGCAAACTCAACAATTCCGATGTATCTATCAATCCAACTAGCATCTTCAGGTGCATCAACATTCACCACAGGTGCACTCAGAATATTGTGATGTGCCAGTATTTTCACAGCTTCAGCTAAGGTAGCATCTGATTTTATTTCAATATCTAAAAACACAAAACATAAAATTCAAACTTGTAAACCAACCCAAAAACAGAAACCATAAACAACAcatacaaaatgaaaaaaaaattaaaataaacactAATCAATTTATCAcatagttttcaattttcatccgGGTGTtatcaaaatcactttttttatctGGGTTTGATCAAAATCACTCTTTTTTTTCATCTGGTTGTtatcaaaatcactttttttgcatctgcaaaatcacttcttttcacacacacacacacacacacacacacacacacacacacacacacacacacacacacacacacacacactaaagTACCTTGGGTTGCAAGAGGTAAAGGAAAAGCAGAAACAGGGATATTTTCAAAACAAGCATTAAGTTTCTCATCAGGACTTAATTGTGCCTCTTGATGATCCCATAGATCTTTAACTCTTAACCCAAGTTTTGCTTCTGGGCTTCTTGGCATCTCTTGCATGGTTGCCATTGTCATTGCCATTATTTCTCTTCTCTCTGTCTCTTTCTCTGTGTAACTGCAAAATGGTGACAATGTTACAATAATAACATCTCTATTATATTCTTCACTGAAAAATAGGATCTTAAAATCTAGTATTGCATTGAAAACTAGTGTTGTAGAAACACCCGAGTTATTCACCGTTGGATGTgtataattgaattgaattgagtgAGCGTGTATGGTTGTGATTTAACTACAGTGGTCAACGGAAATGGTTACGTGTTCCATAGTTTTCGCTATGCTTAtccaaatttgtgttttttgtattaattatGGAAACACATACTTATCCGGTTTTTACTATGGGCCACAAGGGTGTGCTACACTAATATGAGCCGGAGAGTGTTTTGCGCCCATAGAATTCATGAATCACTTCTTGTAATAAATTCTCTCCCGAAatcgtgattcttttatacctccaatatttcaattttatccttgcaaaaaattttggtttgcagaaattgaatttttttcagtacaaattcagagtaaattttggtttttataaattaaaatttgttttcaaggcaaaaaaaaaaagtttcaatttctataaatcgaaattttttgcaaaggcaaaattgaaaatttagagaaaataaaagaaacaaggGAGGTcaggagagaaaacatcataaaCTATTGATGATTACCATTGAATTATTGATAAAACAATCATGGCAAGATAAACATTTGTTATTCTAAGAGATGATAGTGATTGGTTGCTTTTTCTATATCTTACGTATGGTTTTTAAGCAAATAGAGTGCAAATAAAAATCTTATGTAACACCTTAGATTGCTATGAAAATTAATGAGAATACAAAATATTAAGGACATAAATCTATTTCAATTAGAATCACATAATCGGTCTAAACAAGTATATTGTATAAAGACAATTCAAATACAACAAAAGTGAAGCAAATGTGCGCACACCAAATGAATTATTTAGCATATGTACGAGTGCGAAACCAAATGGTAAAAAGAAATGTGTGATCCTTCACAATTTAAGACAACGA from Trifolium pratense cultivar HEN17-A07 linkage group LG5, ARS_RC_1.1, whole genome shotgun sequence encodes:
- the LOC123887309 gene encoding exocyst complex component EXO70B1: MAATTTTSLGGPTGGGDDRVLATAQQILKSLKAPKEDREDMLLIFSTFDNRLSGITDLINGDDSKSSDDADVDDEDLDRFDAAEKVILVDASIYTEPSRQSTSLFDPPNDPVEYFTAVDEIIQWMEHFTIAPPHQSAGKTGQIILDRAENAIQLAMSRLEDELRHVLICNTVPPDSVSRCSTNRRNSLSFSVHDGVIDDNSSSFGDVSDPGSHRFHERGVSLGDDLFVDLVRPESIMNLKDIIDRMVRSGYERECLQVYSSVRRDALVECLAILGVEKMSIEEVQKVEWKSLDEKMKNWVQAVKAVFGVLLSGEKRLCDSLFGDLDDLKEICFNETAKGCVMMLLNFGEAVAICKRSPEKLFRILDMYEALRDRLPDLEDMVTDEFVITEAKGVLRGLGEATKGTFSEFESCIRNETSRKPVLTGDVHPLLRYVMNYLKLLVDYGDAMDSLLQISEEALYRFENDLGGDGSQLEALSPLGRQILLLMSELEYNLDEKSKLYEDSALQQVFLMNNLHYLVRKVKDSDLRGLLGDDWVRKRRGQVRQYATAYLRASWSKALSCLKDEGIGSSSNNASRVALKERFKNFNACFEEIYRAQTAWKVPDDQLREEMRINISEKVIPAYRSFMGRFSGQLEGRHAGKYIKYIPEDLETYLLDLFEGSPAVLHHIKRKS
- the LOC123887310 gene encoding SNF1-related protein kinase regulatory subunit gamma-1 → MAMTMATMQEMPRSPEAKLGLRVKDLWDHQEAQLSPDEKLNACFENIPVSAFPLPLATQDIEIKSDATLAEAVKILAHHNILSAPVVNVDAPEDASWIDRYIGIVEFAGIVVWILHQSEPPSPRTPSTPRSPSSASAIAAAANGNTFALELEALGLGSAATTSGDFFEDLTSSELYKNTKVGDISGTFRWAPFLALERSNSFLTMLLLLSKYKMKSVPVVDLGAGRIDNIITQPAVIHMLAECVGLQWFESWGTKELSHVGLPLVTPQQIVKVYEDEPVLQAFKEMRKKRVGALPVIERGGTKPVGNISLRDVQFLLTAPEIYHDYRAVTVKDFLSAVRSYLEKNKNIFTMSGEFVTCKKDCTVKDLIQLLDKEKLHRVYVVDDEGNLEGLITLRDIISRLVHEPRGYFGDFFDGVLPLPANSRV